One window from the genome of Malus domestica chromosome 01, GDT2T_hap1 encodes:
- the LOC103406261 gene encoding ABC transporter G family member 24-like, with protein sequence MVSKGANFGTFVSVGVLVLCWVHFVECQDVGDYDQIDNPAVLPLITHIVYGRISNVTAVLSREISNRSSFCVKDPEADWNEAFNFSSSVDFLTSCIQKTKGDITRRLCTAAEMKFYFNSFFEKSEGANYLRPNKNCNLTAWISGCEPGWACSVGPNKQVDLENSQDIPARTQSCQPCCEGFFCPHGLTCMISCPSGSYCPQATLDKSTGLCEPYNYQLPPGQPNHTCGGANLWADVGSSSEIFCSAGSYCPTTVKSIPCSSGHYCRMGSTSEKRCFALTSCNPNTANQNVHAYGILLIAALSTLLLIIYNCSDQVLTTRERRLAKSREAAARSAREMAKARQRWKSAKDTAKKHAGGLQAHLSRTFSRKKYSSELKKLEISTQSRPDTDDDLSIPPHPSRSSVSQSSTVPSEGKEKEPTELMQIMRKIEEDPEGYEGFSIGSEDTNVGNVPKGKKINTHSQIFKYAYGQLEKEKAQLQEYKDLTFSGVVKMATNNKIRKRLLIEISFKDLTLTLKAKNKHLLRCVTGKIRPGRITAVMGPSGAGKTTFLSALAGKAIGCRRTGLILINGKNTSIHSYKKIVGFVPQDDIVHGNLTVEENLWFSAKCRLSVDLPKPDKVLVVERVIESLGLQTVRGSLVGTVEKRGISGGQRKRVNVGLEMVMEPSLLILDEPTSGLDSASSQLLLRALTREALEGVNICMVVHQPSYALFKMFDDLVLLAKGGLTVYHGPTKKVEEYFAGLGINVPDRVNPPDHFIDILEGIVATEISSGVSHDELPIRWMLHNGYSVPPEMRQSATGLTISSMDENSNHETNSSGDDMMEKSFAGEVWQDVKSTVDLHRDRVRLNFLKSKDLSNRRIPGLFLQYRYFLGRVGKQRLREARMQAVDYLILLLAGACLGSLANVSDQTFGAGGYTYTIIAVSLLCKIAALRSFSLDRLHYWRESASGMSSLAYFLAKDTIDHFNTMIKPVVYLSMFYFFTNPRSSFADNYVVLVCLVYCVTGIAYALAIFFEQGAAQLSSVLLPVVLTLIATRPQDSALMKNLAKLCYPRWALEAFVTANAERYAGVWLITRCGSLLKAGYNLHNWNLCIIILTFVGIVSRAIAFFCMVTFQKK encoded by the exons ATGGTCTCCAAAGGCGCCAACTTTGGCACATTTGTTTCAGTTGGGGTTTTGGTTCTGTGCTGGGTGCACTTTGTGGAGTGCCAGGATGTGGGGGACTATGACCAAATTGACAACCCGGCAGTTCTTCCTCTCATCACTCATATTGTGTACGGACGCATCTCCAATGTCACTGCAGTTCTCAGCCGAGAAATCAGCAATCGTTCCAGCTTCTGTGTCAAGGACCC GGAAGCCGATTGGAACGAGGCCTTTAATTTTTCCTCCAGTGTGGATTTCTTAACTTCCTGCATTCAAAAGACTAAAG GAGATATTACCCGACGTTTGTGTACAGCAGCCGAAATGAAGTTCTACTTCAACAGTTTTTTTGAAAAATCGGAGGGTGCAAATTACTTAAGACCGAACAAGAACTGTAATTTGACCGCATGGATTTCTGGGTGTGAGCCAGGATGGGCTTGCAGTGTTGGTCCAAATAAGCAGGTTGACCTTGAAAATTCACAGGACATCCCAGCTAGGACTCAGAGCTGCCAACCTTGTTGTGAAGGTTTCTTTTGCCCCCATGGTCTCACATGCATGATAT CTTGCCCATCAGGTTCTTATTGTCCCCAAGCAACGCTGGACAAATCAACCGGTCTGTGTGAACC ATACAATTACCAATTACCTCCGGGGCAACCAAATCATACTTGTGGAGGAGCAAATTTGTGGGCTGATGTTGGTAGTAGTAGTGAAATATTTTGTTCAGCTGGATCATATTGCCCAACCACCGTGAAAAGCATTCCTTGTAGTAGCGG GCATTACTGCAGAATGGGTTCTACATCTGAGAAAC GCTGCTTTGCTTTGACTTCCTGCAATCCAAACACCGCAAATCAAAATGTGCATGCATATGGAATACTGCTAATT GCAGCTCTGAGTACTCTGCTTCTTATTATATACAATTGTTCAGATCAAGTTCTCACCACTAGGGAGAGGAGACTCGCCAAATCCCGAGAAGCAGCAGCCAGAAGTGCAAGGGAAATGGCAAAAGCACGCCAAAGATGGAAATCGGCAAAAGATACTGCTAAGAAGCATGCAGGTGGATTGCAGGCTCACTTATCACGTACATTTTCTCGAAAAAAGTATAGCTCAGAACTTAAGAAACTTGAGATTTCAACTCAATCTAGACCTGACACAGATGATGACCTTTCGATACCACCACATCCAAGTAGATCTAGTGTTTCTCAGTCCTCAACTGTGCCATCAGAAGGAAAGGAAAAGGAACCTACCGAGCTCATGCAAATTATGCGTAAAATTGAAGAAGACCCTGAGGGTTATGAAGGTTTCAGTATTGGATCTGAGGATACGAATGTAGGAAATGTGCCAAAAGGTAAGAAGATCAATACTCATAGCCAAATTTTCAAGTATGCTTATGGTCAACTTGAGAAAGAGAAGGCTCAGCTGCAAGAGTACAAGGACCTAACCTTCTCAGGGGTGGTTAAAATGGCCACTAATAACAAAATAAGGAAACGGCTTCTCATTGAGATTTCTTTCAAAGACCTAACACTTACTTTGAAAGCAAAAAACAAGCATCTACTGAGGTGTGTAACTGGTAAAATTAGGCCTGGCCGCATCACTGCTGTTATGGGTCCATCAGGGGCTGGAAAAACAACGTTTCTTTCTGCCCTAGCTGGAAAAGCAATTGGATGCAGGAGGACTGGTTTAATTCTCATAAACGGAAAGAATACATCAATCCATTCGTATAAAAAAATCGTAGGGTTTGTACCACAAGATGATATTGTGCATGGAAACTTGACTGTGGAAGAGAATCTATGGTTCAGTGCAAAATGCAG ATTATCTGTGGACTTACCGAAACCGGATAAAGTGTTAGTGGTTGAACGAGTTATTGAGTCCTTGGGGCTTCAGACAGTACGTGGTTCCTTGGTTGGAACAGTAGAGAAGCGAGGAATTTCTGGAGGCCAGAGGAAACGTGTAAATGTTGGCTTGGAAATGGTTATGGAACCTTCACTTTTGATTTTGGATGAACCTACATCCGGTCTAGACAGCGCCTCTTCCCAGCTACTTCTTAGAGCACTTACACGGGAAGCTCTTGAAGGGGTAAACATCTGCATGGTGGTTCACCAGCCTAG CTATGCCTTGTTCAAGATGTTTGATGATTTGGTACTCCTGGCAAAAGGTGGTCTTACTGTCTATCATGGACCAACAAAGAAAGTAGAGGAATACTTTGCAGGCCTTGGGATCAATGTCCCAGACCGAGTCAACCCTCCAGACCACTTCATTGACATTTTAGAGGGTATAGTTGCTACGGAAATAAGCTCGGGAGTGAGTCATGATGAGCTTCCCATCAGATGGATGCTTCATAATGGGTACTCAGTACCTCCTGAGATGAGGCAGAGTGCCACCGGACTTACAATATcatcaatggatgaaaattcAAATCACGAAACAAATTCTTCTGGTGATGATATGATGGAAAAGTCTTTTGCCGGAGAGGTATGGCAAGATGTGAAAAGTACTGTGGATCTGCATCGTGATAGGGTACGGCTCAATTTCTTGAAATCCAAGGATTTATCAAACCGCAGAATCCCGGGTTTATTTCTACAGTACAGATACTTCCTGGGCAG AGTTGGTAAGCAGAGACTTCGGGAAGCTCGTATGCAAGCAGTagattatttgattttattactTGCTGGAGCCTGCTTAGGATCCCTTGCGAACGTCAGCGATCAGACCTTTGGTGCAGGCGGTTACACTTATACTATTATTGCAGTTT CTCTACTATGTAAAATTGCGGCTCTGAGGTCGTTTTCTCTAGACAGATTACACTATTGGAGAGAGAGCGCTTCAGGGATGAGCAGCTTGGCTTATTTTCTGGCTAAGGATACTATTGACCATTTTAATACAATGATCAAACCTGTAGTGTATTTGTCCATGTTCTACTTCTTTACCAACCCAAGATCTAGCTTTGCAGATAACTACGTTGTTCTGGTCTGCCTCGTGTATTGTGTAACTGGTATAGCCTACGCGTTAGCAATATTTTTCGAACAAGGTGCAGCCCAACTA TCGTCGGTCCTTCTTCCAGTTGTTTTGACTCTTATAGCAACACGGCCACAAGATAGTGCACTTATGAAGAATTTAGCTAAGTTGTGCTACCCGAGGTGGGCTTTGGAAGCATTTGTGACTGCAAATGCTGAAAG GTATGCTGGAGTATGGCTGATAACTCGCTGCGGTTCACTTCTGAAGGCCGGCTATAACCTTCATAACTGGAATCTTTGTATAATTATCCTAACATTCGTAGGTATAGTTAGTCGGGCGATAGCATTCTTTTGTATGGTGACCTTtcagaagaaatga
- the LOC139188691 gene encoding uncharacterized mitochondrial protein AtMg00810-like — protein sequence MDVKNAFLRSELQEEVYMQPPLGYDGIKGNMVCKLHKAIYGLKQSPRAWYAKLNSVLEKAGFVRSNADSSLFVRIGTRGKLVVLIYVDNLIITGDSTVEIEALKLSLYQVFAIKDLGRLKYFLGIEMATSSKGLVLHQRKYVLDLLQEAKMLDCKPAITHVDCKLKLSIDGEAMHDESYYQRLVCKLIYLTITRPNITYAVSLDSQFMHSLTVDHLNIVKRILRYLKGSIGQGITMHNNQSTVISGYTDADWAGNAIDRKSITGYCTFVGGNLVTWKSKKQQVIAHSSAKVEYGAITATACELIWLKGLLSDLGFPSSTPMSLMCDNQAAMHIA from the coding sequence atggacgtgaagaatgctttccttcGCAGCGAGTTGCAGGAAGAAGTGTATATGCAACCTCCTCTAGGCTATGATGGTATCAAAGGCAACATGGTTTGCAAATTGCACAAGGCAAtatacggattgaaacaatcaccaagagcttggtatgccaagctCAATTCTGTTCTGGAAAAGGCTGGATTCGTGCGAAGTAATGCTGATTCTTCATTATTTGTAAGAATTGGCACCAGGGGGAAGTTGGTGGTCCTCATTTACGTTGATAATCTTATCATCACTGGAGATAGTACCGTGGAGATTGAGGCACTAAAACTCTCACTATATCAAGTTTTCGCTATTAAAGATTTGGGGAGGTTAAAGTATTTTTTGGGGATCGAAATGGCAACATCTTCAAAAGGACTAGTTCTACATCAACGAAAATATGTATTGGACCTCCTTCAAGAAGCAAAAATGCTTGACTGCAAGCCTGCTATCACTCATGTTGATTGTAAACTGAAGCTCAGCATAGATGGAGAAGCCATGCATGATGAAAGCTACTATCAACGATTAGTATGCAAGCTCATATACCTCACTATCACTCGTCCAAATATCACATATGCAGTGAGCTTGGAtagtcagttcatgcactctcTCACTGTTGATCACCTTAACATTGTTAAGAGAATCCTTCGTTATCTTAAGGGTTCAATAGGGCAAGGAATTACAATGCATAACAATCAGTCCACTGTCATTAGTGGCTACACAGATGCAGACTGGGCAGGTAATGCAATTGATAGGAAATCAATCACAGGCTATTGTACATTTGTTGGTGGAAACCTTGTCACGTGGAAGAGTAAGAAGCAACAGGTAATTGCTCATTCCAGCGCAAAGGTTGAGTATGGAGCCATAACAGCCACTGCTTGTGAACTCATTTGGCTTAAAGGACTTCTTTCAGACTTAGGGTTTCCTAGTTCTACTCCTATGTCGCTTATGTGTGATAATCAGGCAGCCATGCACATTGCATGA
- the LOC139188715 gene encoding secreted RxLR effector protein 161-like has protein sequence MVGSLLYLTVTRPDIMFAASLLARFMHNPTMKHMGTAKRVLRYIQGTVNYGVVYEKEKRAVLVGYYDSDWSGSEDDMRSTSGYAFNLGSGVFSWASIKQSSVEVEYISAAEATAHAIWLRFVLSDFGEEQAEPTKLLCDNTSAIAISKNPVHHHKTRHINRKFHFIRDALQDGEIDLVYYKTKEQVADIFTKALARDRFELLRTALGVISAHHLEGSVSL, from the coding sequence ATGGTGGGAAGTTTGCTATATTTGACAGTAACAAGGCCAGATATCATGTTTGCAGCAAGCCTATTGGCTAGGTTTATGCACAATCCTACCATGAAGCATATGGGGACAGCTAAGAGAGTTTTGAGATACATACAAGGCACTGTAAACTATGGAGTTGTTTATGAGAAGGAAAAAAGAGCAGTGTTGGTTGGTTACTATGATAGTGATTGGagtggaagtgaagatgatatgagGAGTACATCTGGCTATGCATTTAATCTTGGTTCTGGTGTGTTCTCTTGGGCCTCAATCAAACAAAGCAGTGTAGAGGTAGAATACATCAGTGCAGCAGAAGCTACTGCACATGCCATTTGGCTAAGATTTGTACTCTCTGATTTCGGGGAAGAACAAGCAGAACCAACTAAGTTGTTGTGTGATAATACTTCAGCAATTGCCATATCAAAGAATCCAGTTCATCATCACAAAACCAGGCACATTAATCGGAAATTTCATTTCATCCGAGATGCACTTCAAGATGGTGAGATTGATCTGGTATACTACAAGACTAAAGAACAGGTTGCAGATATATTCACTAAAGCTTTGGCAAGGGATCGATTTGAATTACTGAGGACAGCTTTGGGAGTGATTTCAGCACATcacttagaagggagtgttagtTTATAA